In one Alnus glutinosa chromosome 12, dhAlnGlut1.1, whole genome shotgun sequence genomic region, the following are encoded:
- the LOC133850980 gene encoding F-box protein At1g55000 isoform X1, with product MDSQFWALTCRDTLRLILQKLPVPDIARASCVCRLWNSVASDHELVAISFKAPWKLKHVVGKPVSGSFWRDSGISKFAISHCLVRGDSLASLAVKYSVQVREIKRLNNMMSDHGIYSRERLLIPISNPDILVNGTCYMELDSYAKREVAVLYLEGGPDRKSSHLLKKMTSEQGKRKVLDSLKRSMQVDDGTAQYYLSISNGDPRAALSEFSEDLRWERQEGLA from the exons ATGGACTCCCAGTTCTGGGCTCTCACGTGCCGCGACACCCTCCGCCTCATCCTCCAAAAGCTTCCTGTCCCCGACATCGCTCGGGCGAGCTGCGTGTGCCGGCTCTGGAACTCCGTCGCCTCCGACCACGAGCTCGTCGCCATTTCCTTCAAGGCGCCTTGGAAGCTGAAGCACGTCGTTGGAAAGCCTGTCTCCGGGAGCTTCTGGAGGGACAGTGGGATCAGCAAGTTCGCCATTTCGCATTGCCTTGTGAGGGGGGACAGCCTTGCCAGTCTCGCTGTGAAGTACTCTGTTCAG GTTAGGGAGATAAAACGTTTGAACAACATGATGAGTGACCATGGCATATACTCAAGGGAGAGGTTGTTAATCCCTATAAGCAATCCTGACATTCTTGTAAATGGGACATGCTACATGGAGCTAGATAGCTATGCGAAAAGGGAAGTGGCAGTGTTGTATCTTGAAGGTGGTCCTGATAGAAAGTCTAGCCATTTGCTGAAGAAGATGACTTCTGAACAAGGGAAGAGGAAGGTTCTTGATTCTTTGAAGAGAAGCATGCAAGTTGACGATGGGACTGCCCAATATTACTTGTCTATTTCTAATGGCGATCCTCGGGCTGCACTCTCTGAATTTTCCGAGGACCTTAGGTGGGAGAGGCAAGAGGGCTTGGCCTAG
- the LOC133850980 gene encoding F-box protein At1g55000 isoform X2, with protein MDSQFWALTCRDTLRLILQKLPVPDIARASCVCRLWNSVASDHELVAISFKAPWKLKHVVGKPVSGSFWRDSGISKFAISHCLVRGDSLASLAVKYSVQQVREIKRLNNMMSDHGIYSRERLLIPISNPDILVNGTCYMELDSYAKREVAVLYLEGGPDRKSSHLLKKMTSEQGKRKVLDSLKRSMQVDDGTAQYYLSISNGDPRAALSEFSEDLRWERQEGLA; from the exons ATGGACTCCCAGTTCTGGGCTCTCACGTGCCGCGACACCCTCCGCCTCATCCTCCAAAAGCTTCCTGTCCCCGACATCGCTCGGGCGAGCTGCGTGTGCCGGCTCTGGAACTCCGTCGCCTCCGACCACGAGCTCGTCGCCATTTCCTTCAAGGCGCCTTGGAAGCTGAAGCACGTCGTTGGAAAGCCTGTCTCCGGGAGCTTCTGGAGGGACAGTGGGATCAGCAAGTTCGCCATTTCGCATTGCCTTGTGAGGGGGGACAGCCTTGCCAGTCTCGCTGTGAAGTACTCTGTTCAG caGGTTAGGGAGATAAAACGTTTGAACAACATGATGAGTGACCATGGCATATACTCAAGGGAGAGGTTGTTAATCCCTATAAGCAATCCTGACATTCTTGTAAATGGGACATGCTACATGGAGCTAGATAGCTATGCGAAAAGGGAAGTGGCAGTGTTGTATCTTGAAGGTGGTCCTGATAGAAAGTCTAGCCATTTGCTGAAGAAGATGACTTCTGAACAAGGGAAGAGGAAGGTTCTTGATTCTTTGAAGAGAAGCATGCAAGTTGACGATGGGACTGCCCAATATTACTTGTCTATTTCTAATGGCGATCCTCGGGCTGCACTCTCTGAATTTTCCGAGGACCTTAGGTGGGAGAGGCAAGAGGGCTTGGCCTAG
- the LOC133852646 gene encoding uncharacterized protein LOC133852646, whose amino-acid sequence MEREGELRHFLHERHLLIFNEELDKDYRIPYCDGCRKKISGPNYSCKECGDFIIHKSCAELPRELEHPLHPKHPLLLTHYYLYGKKRKCDGCNREHIWGLSYHCSDCNFSLESTCASLPLTVQAEIHHEHPLTLMRRSVSFTCDACGKEGKGMFYLCALCPFLVHTEECIFGPLLVKHIRHRHPLHLTKSLKPQLNQSDHRLCLLCVKNVNTNYMVYYCSSCDFVTHLHCAANINMEGEQWERIESTSMAKYEDPGLDGGSIDPLPYVVEKSKLGEDNIEIAVEIKHISHEHDLKLIDEQLENDEKCDGCMWPISPPFYTCTQCRFFLHKSCVELPSKNSHPLHQHPLILLTESLYVNKYFICNACRRRSNGFVYHCDKCNFDLDVQCSLRSDIMNHKGHEPHQLILSSTSNDEKCSSCDNDGIIFCCASSDDCKFTLDFRCATLLAIIRYRSYEQLFTLCYKSEDDSDDEYYCDICEQPRNPKYWFYYCADLDFPAHPKCILGEYPNIKFGKTYKFDTHEHPLAFVDKSKGAHPRCNKCGDFCDGLSFECVKCNFSLHADSWCLRR is encoded by the coding sequence atggagagagagggggagCTTCGACATTTCCTCCATGAGCGTCATCTGTTGATCTTTAATGAAGAGCTAGACAAGGATTATAGAATACCATATTGCGATGGGTGCAGAAAAAAAATATCGGGTCCTAATTACAGTTGCAAAGAGTGCGGTGACTTCATCATTCATAAATCATGTGCAGAACTACCCCGCGAGTTGGAGCACCCGTTGCACCCCAAACATCCCCTCCTTCTCACCCATTATTATTTGTACGGGAAGAAACGCAAATGCGATGGTTGCAATAGAGAGCATATATGGGGCTTGAGTTACCATTGTTCTGACTGTAATTTTAGCCTTGAAAGTACATGTGCTTCTCTACCGCTCACCGTCCAAGCTGAAATTCATCATGAACACCCATTGACCCTCATGCGGAGATCTGTTTCTTTCACTTGCGACGCCTGTGGGAAAGAAGGCAAAGGCATGTTTTACTTATGTGCTCTCTGCCCATTTTTGGTCCATACAGAAGAATGTATTTTTGGTCCATTGCTTGTCAAACATATCCGTCACAGACACCCTCTTCACCTCACCAAATCCCTCAAGCCTCAGCTCAATCAATCTGACCATCGACTTTGCCTACTCTGTGTTAAAAATGTGAACACAAACTACATGGTTTATTATTGCTCTAGTTGTGATTTCGTTACCCATCTTCATTGTGctgcaaatataaatatggaaGGGGAACAGTGGGAGCGTATTGAATCAACAAGTATGGCTAAATACGAAGATCCGGGGCTTGATGGCGGATCTATTGATCCATTACCATATGTTGTCGAGAAATCCAAACTGGGAGAGGACAATATTGAAATAGCCGTGGAAATCAAACACATTAGTCACGAGCATGACTTGAAGCTTATTGATGAGCAGCTCGAGAACGATGAAAAATGTGACGGGTGTATGTGGCCTATCTCACCTCCATTTTACACATGTACTCAATGCAGATTCTTTCTTCACAAATCTTGTGTTGAATTACCCAGCAAAAATTCACACCCACTTCATCAACACCCCCTCATTCTCCTCACCGAGTCACTTTATGttaataagtattttatttGCAATGCTTGTAGACGCCGTTCTAATGGCTTCGTCTACCATTGTGACAAATGCAACTTCGACCTTGATGTCCAATGCAGTTTGAGATCTGACATCATGAACCATAAAGGTCATGAGCCACACCAACTTATTCTCTCCAGCACATCAAATGATGAGAAGTGCAGTTCTTGTGATAATGacggaataattttttgttgtgcTTCCAGTGATGATTGTAAATTTACTCTGGATTTCAGATGCGCTACACTACTGGCTATCATAAGATACAGATCATATGAACAATTGTTCACACTTTGTTATAAAAGTGAAGATGATTCTGATGACGAGTATTATTGTGATATTTGTGAACAACCACGAAATCCAAAGTATTGGTTCTACTATTGTGCAGATCTCGATTTTCCTGCGCACCCCAAATGCATTCTTGGAGAATATCCAAATATCAAGTTTGGGAAGACTTATAAGTTTGACACGCACGAACATCCCCTCGCTTTTGTTGACAAGAGCAAGGGCGCCCATCCTCGATGTAATAAATGTGGTGATTTTTGCGATGGTTTGAGTTTTGAATGTGTCAAATGTAATTTTAGTCTTCACGCTGACTCTTGGTGCTTAAGAAGATGA
- the LOC133852420 gene encoding uncharacterized protein LOC133852420, which translates to MEREMELRHFIHKHPLIFNEEVVSKDCGGLLCDGCGNQVLGPNYSCKQCSWFVLHESCAQLPHELEHPSHPKYPLRLIHTYSWKREIKWDLEHPLHPKYPPRLIHAYSWKREIEWDLENPLYPKYPPRLINSQLREIKCDGCNTEVLWGFIYHCSDCNFSLESKCASLPLTIQSEIHAHPLTLVRRSLSFTCDACGKQGKGMVYLCAICPFLVHLQCSSYPLLPKQIRHGHPLNLPNSLQDTFPIESTSMLSCEDPGLDESIDSLTYVIKKSKVGDDNIEIAMEIKHFSHEHDMNLIDEELEKQEKCDGCLWPIETPFYTCTQCRFFLHKSCVELPRKKSHPLHGHPLTLLPEPPYFPSFSCYACGHDCNGFVYRCDKCNFDLDVQCSLISDTFRHECHFHQLFLSCASYSGKCNSCDSKGQMLRCGCEFNLDFKCATLPPTVRYKPYSNSNEETFVLCFEFEDDYHDEYNCDICGKERLRNHWFYYSPYGGDLAAHPACILGKYPNIKFGRTYTFDMHEHPLTFVDKSEKLHPPCDKCGDSCHGMIFECFKCNFSLHHLCLNN; encoded by the coding sequence atggagagagagatggagCTTCGGCATTTCATCCACAAGCATCCGTTGATCTTCAATGAAGAGGTGGTGAGCAAGGATTGTGGAGGATTACTCTGCGATGGGTGCGGAAATCAAGTATTGGGTCCTAATTACAGTTGCAAACAGTGCTCCTGGTTCGTCCTTCATGAATCATGTGCACAACTGCCCCATGAGTTGGAACACCCATCGCACCCAAAATATCCCCTTCGTCTCATCCATACGTATTCCTGGAAGAGGGAAATCAAATGGGACTTGGAGCACCCTTTGCACCCCAAATATCCCCCTCGTCTCATCCATGCATATTCCTGGAAGAGGGAAATCGAATGGGACTTGGAGAACCCTTTGTACCCCAAATATCCCCCTCGTCTCATAAATTCCCAGTTGAGGGAAATCAAATGCGACGGTTGCAATACAGAGGTTCTGTGGGGCTTCATTTACCATTGTTCTGACTGTAATTTTAGCCTTGAAAGTAAATGTGCTTCTCTACCGCTCACCATCCAATCTGAAATTCATGCACACCCATTGACCCTCGTGCGgagatctctctctttcacttgCGACGCCTGCGGTAAACAAGGCAAAGGCATGGTTTACTTATGTGCTATCTGCCCTTTCTTAGTTCACCTACAATGTTCTTCCTACCCATTGCTTCCCAAACAGATTCGTCACGGCCACCCTCTGAACCTCCCCAATTCCCTTCAAGATACGTTCCCTATCGAATCAACAAGTATGCTAAGCTGCGAAGATCCGGGGCTTGATGAATCCATTGATTCCTTAACATATGTTATCAAGAAATCCAAGGTGGGTGATGACAACATTGAAATAGCCATGGAAATCAAACATTTTAGTCATGAGCATGACATGAACCTTATTGATGAGGAGCTTGAGAAACAGGAAAAATGTGACGGGTGTTTGTGGCCTATCGAGACCCCGTTTTATACTTGTACTCAATGCAGATTCTTTCTTCACAAATCTTGTGTTGAATTGCCCAGAAAAAAGTCACACCCGCTTCATGGGCATCCCCTCACTCTCCTTCCAGAGCCACCGtactttccttctttttcttgctATGCTTGTGGGCATGATTGTAATGGCTTCGTCTACCGTTGTGACAAATGCAACTTCGACCTTGATGTCCAATGTAGTTTGATATCTGACACCTTTAGGCATGAATGTCATTTTCACCAACTTTTTCTCTCCTGCGCATCATATTCTGGTAAGTGCAATTCTTGTGATTCTAAAGGACAAATGCTTCGTTGTGGTTGTGAATTCAATCTAGATTTCAAATGCGCTACACTACCGCCTACCGTAAGATACAAACCATACtcaaattcaaatgaagaaaCGTTCGttctttgttttgaatttgaagatGATTATCATGATGAATATAATTGTGATATTTGTGGAAAAGAACGACTTCGAAATCATTGGTTCTACTATTCTCCATATGGCGGTGATTTAGCTGCTCATCCTGCTTGCATTCTTGGGAAATATCCAAATATCAAGTTTGGGAGGACTTACACGTTTGACATGCACGAACATCCCCTCACTTTTGTTGACAAGAGCGAGAAGCTCCATCCTCCATGTGATAAATGTGGTGATTCTTGCCATGGTATGATTTTTGAATGTTTCAAATGTAATTTCAGTCTTCACCACCTGTGCTTGAACAATTAG